Proteins co-encoded in one Paraburkholderia edwinii genomic window:
- the bioF gene encoding 8-amino-7-oxononanoate synthase codes for MPLLDRLERGLAELDAQGLRRSRRVADSPCSAHMTVDGREVIGFASNDYLGLAAHPLLVAAMIEGARRYGAGSGGSHLLGGHSRAHAQLEDELAEFAGGFSDAPRALYFSTGYMANLATLTALAGRGTMLFSDALNHASLIDGARLSRAEVQIYPHADVDALSAMLDASDAPTKMIVTDTVFSMDGDLAPLERLVELAERHGAWLVVDDAHGFGVLGPQGRGALAQAGLRSPNLVSIGTLGKAAGVSGAFVVAHETVIEWLVQRARPYIFTTASVPAAAHAVSASLRMIAGDEGDARRAHLHTLIERTRMMLKATPWLPVDSETAVQPLIIGANEATLDIAAALDRAGLWVPAIRPPTVPEGTSRLRISLSAAHSHGDLDRLEAALSVLPGEDA; via the coding sequence ATGCCGCTGCTCGACAGGCTCGAACGCGGGCTCGCCGAACTCGACGCGCAAGGGCTGCGCCGCAGCCGGCGCGTGGCCGACAGCCCGTGTTCCGCGCATATGACGGTCGACGGACGCGAAGTGATCGGCTTCGCAAGCAACGACTATCTGGGGCTGGCCGCGCATCCGCTGCTCGTCGCCGCGATGATCGAAGGCGCGCGGCGCTATGGCGCGGGCAGCGGCGGCTCGCATCTGCTCGGCGGCCATTCGCGCGCCCATGCGCAGCTCGAAGACGAGCTCGCCGAATTTGCCGGCGGCTTTTCGGACGCACCGCGCGCGCTGTATTTCAGCACCGGATACATGGCTAACCTCGCGACGCTGACCGCGCTTGCGGGCCGCGGCACGATGCTGTTCTCCGATGCGCTCAATCACGCGTCGCTGATCGACGGCGCGCGTCTGTCGCGCGCCGAGGTGCAGATTTATCCGCATGCCGATGTGGACGCACTCTCTGCGATGCTCGACGCGTCCGATGCGCCGACGAAGATGATCGTCACCGATACGGTCTTCAGCATGGACGGCGACCTCGCGCCGCTCGAGCGGCTCGTCGAGCTGGCGGAACGGCATGGCGCGTGGCTCGTCGTTGACGATGCGCACGGCTTTGGCGTGCTCGGCCCGCAAGGGCGCGGCGCGCTCGCGCAAGCCGGGCTGCGCTCGCCGAATCTCGTGTCGATCGGCACGCTCGGCAAGGCGGCCGGCGTGTCGGGCGCGTTCGTCGTCGCGCACGAAACGGTGATCGAGTGGCTCGTGCAGCGCGCGCGGCCTTATATCTTCACGACCGCGTCGGTGCCGGCCGCCGCACACGCGGTGTCGGCGAGCCTGCGCATGATTGCCGGCGACGAAGGCGATGCGCGGCGCGCGCATCTGCATACGCTGATCGAGCGCACCCGCATGATGCTCAAGGCGACGCCCTGGCTGCCCGTCGATTCCGAAACTGCCGTGCAGCCGCTGATCATCGGCGCGAACGAAGCGACGCTCGACATTGCCGCGGCGCTCGATCGCGCCGGTCTCTGGGTGCCGGCGATCCGTCCGCCGACCGTGCCCGAAGGCACGTCGCGGCTGCGCATTTCGCTGTCGGCCGCGCATTCGCACGGCGACCTCGACCGGCTCGAAGCCGCGCTGAGCGTGCTACCGGGAGAAGACGCATGA
- the bioD gene encoding dethiobiotin synthase: protein MTAAHSTTPTPTLSLFVTGTDTEIGKTLVSAALLRGFAREGLGAAAMKPIAAGAYEQDGVWRNEDADQLDAAANAPLPPALRTQYLLKEPAAPHIAAALENVSLDVARIVDCHTQALRAADIVVVEGVGGFRVPLDDAHDTADLAKTLDLPVLLVVGMRLGCISHALLTAEAIAARGLRLVGWVANRVDPAMRFPDENIDALRERLARQYGAPLVGIVPHLQPASPDIAAGHLDIAGLLQTLHGAQR, encoded by the coding sequence ATGACCGCCGCTCATTCGACGACGCCGACGCCGACGCTGTCGCTGTTCGTCACCGGCACCGATACGGAAATCGGCAAGACGCTCGTATCGGCGGCGCTGTTGCGCGGCTTCGCGCGCGAAGGCCTGGGCGCGGCCGCCATGAAACCGATCGCCGCGGGCGCTTATGAACAGGACGGCGTCTGGCGCAACGAAGATGCGGACCAGCTCGACGCCGCCGCCAATGCGCCGCTGCCGCCCGCCCTGCGCACGCAGTATCTGCTCAAGGAGCCGGCGGCGCCGCATATCGCCGCGGCGCTCGAAAACGTGTCGCTCGACGTCGCGCGTATTGTGGACTGCCACACGCAGGCGCTGCGTGCCGCCGATATCGTCGTGGTGGAAGGCGTCGGTGGCTTTCGCGTGCCGCTCGACGATGCCCACGACACCGCGGATCTCGCGAAAACGCTCGATCTGCCGGTGCTGCTCGTGGTCGGCATGCGGCTCGGCTGCATCAGCCACGCGCTACTGACGGCAGAGGCGATCGCGGCACGCGGGCTGCGGCTGGTGGGCTGGGTGGCGAACCGGGTCGACCCGGCGATGCGCTTTCCCGATGAAAACATCGATGCGTTGCGCGAGCGCCTCGCGCGCCAGTACGGCGCGCCGCTCGTCGGCATCGTGCCGCATCTGCAACCGGCTTCGCCCGATATCGCGGCCGGTCATCTCGACATCGCAGGACTTTTACAGACATTGCACGGCGCGCAACGCTAA
- the bioB gene encoding biotin synthase BioB: MTEVTSPTARTDAQQSAGAAASSAASTTESRARWRVADVVALYELPLNDLLFRAQQVHREHFDPNAVQLSTLLSIKTGGCEEDCAYCPQSVHYDTGVKADKLMEIDSVLAAARAAKENGASRFCMGAAWRNPKDRHLEPIKEMIRGVKAMGLETCVTLGMLEPHQAKDLADAGLDYYNHNLDTSPEFYGQIISTRTYQDRIDTLERVRDAGINVCCGGIVGLGESRRERAGLIAQLANMDPYPESVPINNLVQVEGTPLTGTEALDPFEFVRTIAIARITMPRAMVRLSAGREQMDDALQAMCFFAGANSIFYGDQLLTTSNPQAEADRKLLARLGMHAEAAQQMPRDASGCEHGCDGPTMHN, encoded by the coding sequence ATGACTGAAGTCACTTCCCCCACGGCCCGCACCGACGCGCAACAGTCCGCCGGCGCGGCGGCCTCGAGCGCCGCCTCGACCACCGAATCGCGCGCGCGCTGGCGCGTGGCCGACGTGGTCGCGCTCTATGAGCTGCCGCTCAACGACCTGCTGTTTCGCGCGCAGCAAGTGCACCGCGAACACTTCGATCCGAACGCCGTGCAATTGTCGACGCTGCTATCGATCAAAACCGGCGGCTGCGAGGAAGATTGCGCGTACTGTCCGCAGTCGGTTCACTACGACACCGGTGTCAAGGCCGACAAGCTGATGGAAATCGACAGCGTGCTCGCCGCCGCGCGCGCCGCGAAGGAAAACGGCGCGTCGCGCTTCTGCATGGGCGCGGCATGGCGCAATCCGAAAGACCGCCACCTCGAGCCGATCAAGGAGATGATCCGCGGCGTCAAGGCGATGGGGCTCGAAACCTGCGTGACGCTCGGCATGCTCGAGCCGCATCAGGCGAAAGACCTCGCCGACGCGGGTCTCGATTACTACAACCACAACCTCGACACGTCGCCCGAGTTCTACGGGCAGATCATCTCGACGCGCACCTATCAGGACCGGATCGACACGCTCGAGCGCGTGCGCGACGCCGGTATCAACGTGTGCTGCGGCGGCATCGTGGGCCTCGGCGAATCGCGGCGCGAACGCGCGGGCCTGATCGCCCAGCTAGCGAACATGGACCCGTATCCGGAATCGGTGCCGATCAACAATCTCGTGCAGGTTGAAGGCACGCCGCTGACGGGCACCGAAGCGCTCGACCCGTTCGAGTTCGTGCGCACGATCGCGATTGCGCGCATTACGATGCCGCGCGCGATGGTGCGGCTCTCCGCCGGCCGCGAGCAGATGGACGACGCGTTGCAGGCGATGTGCTTCTTCGCGGGCGCCAATTCGATTTTCTATGGCGATCAGTTGCTCACGACGAGCAACCCGCAAGCGGAAGCCGATCGCAAACTGCTCGCGCGTCTTGGCATGCATGCCGAAGCGGCTCAGCAAATGCCGCGCGACGCGAGCGGCTGTGAGCACGGCTGCGACGGCCCTACGATGCACAACTGA
- a CDS encoding anaerobic sulfatase maturase gives MNEMPANAGFHAMAKPGGSDCNLDCVYCFYLEKAALYRDDSRHRMNDAVLEAYVRQYIAATPVENEVVFTWQGGEPTLLGLGFFERAVILQQRYGEGRRISNSFQTNGLLIDDAWCAFFRQHDFLIGLSLDGPAEIHDAYRVTRGGQPSHALVMRALALLQAHGVRYNVLACVNHRSSQAPLDVYRFLRDSGVQYVQFIPVVERLPDARDREVGLTLRSPSGKVLAAALPAGKGSATAADGSATAGEGSVTDWSVRPEHYGAFLSRIFDEWIRRDVGKLHVMNFEWALANYMGRPGASCHHQPTCGKAVVIEHNGDVYACDHYVYPEFRLGNITTSNLTSMVDLPSQTRFGMDKLDTLPQQCRRCNMVGGCWGGCPKHRFVMSADNEPGLNYLCKGYHQFFTHSVPYLKALSQIVASGRPASDILHTTLVFSEGHQA, from the coding sequence ATGAATGAGATGCCCGCTAACGCAGGCTTTCACGCGATGGCGAAGCCGGGCGGATCGGACTGCAATCTCGATTGCGTTTATTGTTTTTATCTGGAAAAAGCGGCGCTTTATCGTGACGACAGCCGGCACCGGATGAACGATGCCGTGCTCGAAGCGTATGTGCGTCAATACATCGCCGCCACGCCAGTGGAGAACGAGGTCGTGTTCACATGGCAAGGCGGCGAGCCGACCTTGCTCGGCCTCGGCTTTTTCGAGCGTGCTGTGATACTGCAACAGCGTTATGGCGAGGGCCGGCGCATCTCGAACAGCTTCCAGACCAACGGGCTGCTGATCGACGATGCATGGTGCGCGTTCTTCAGGCAGCACGATTTTCTGATCGGCCTGTCGCTCGACGGTCCGGCGGAGATTCACGACGCGTATCGCGTCACGCGGGGCGGGCAGCCGTCCCATGCACTCGTGATGCGAGCGCTGGCGCTATTGCAGGCGCATGGCGTGCGCTACAACGTTCTGGCTTGCGTCAATCATCGAAGTTCGCAGGCGCCATTGGACGTGTATCGATTCCTGCGCGATAGCGGCGTGCAGTATGTGCAGTTCATTCCGGTCGTCGAGCGGCTGCCGGATGCGCGCGATCGCGAAGTCGGGCTGACCTTGCGCAGCCCGTCCGGTAAAGTGCTCGCCGCCGCGCTGCCTGCGGGAAAGGGAAGCGCAACAGCAGCAGATGGAAGCGCAACTGCAGGGGAGGGAAGCGTAACGGACTGGTCGGTGCGCCCCGAGCATTACGGCGCGTTTCTGTCGCGCATCTTCGACGAATGGATCCGACGCGATGTGGGCAAACTCCACGTGATGAACTTCGAATGGGCGCTCGCCAACTACATGGGGCGCCCCGGTGCGTCATGCCACCATCAGCCGACCTGCGGGAAGGCGGTCGTGATCGAGCATAACGGCGATGTGTATGCCTGCGATCACTACGTGTACCCCGAGTTCCGCCTCGGCAACATCACCACAAGCAATCTGACTTCGATGGTGGATTTACCGTCGCAAACACGCTTCGGTATGGACAAGCTCGATACGCTGCCGCAGCAGTGCCGCCGCTGCAATATGGTGGGTGGGTGTTGGGGCGGATGTCCGAAGCATCGGTTCGTGATGTCGGCAGATAACGAACCGGGGCTGAACTACCTGTGCAAAGGCTATCACCAGTTCTTCACCCACAGCGTGCCCTATCTGAAGGCGCTTTCGCAGATTGTCGCCAGCGGCAGGCCGGCGAGCGACATTCTGCACACGACGCTGGTGTTTTCGGAGGGGCATCAAGCCTGA
- a CDS encoding arylsulfatase, protein MRKIRSKKTVLAMVISMAALAAPAAFAQGAAATMPAASPAAPAGGQTSSVLPYPDFHFTGKIGDTFEQSDPATFPQPVKPPKGAPNVLLIMLDDVGFGQFDLTGGGVPSPNMDKLAHEGLLYNRFHTTAMCSPSRAALITGRDSHVVGNGILTEMGTGYDGYTSVIPRSAATVGEVLRQNGYATAWLGKNHNTPPWETSEIGPFDHWPTGWGFEYFYGFNAADSSQLQPILYENHTRVPASSDPSYHLTTDLADHAIDWIHKEKAIAPDKPFFVYLAPGATHAPHQPPQAWIDKYKGQFDMGWDKYREMTLERQKKLGIVPQNTDLTARPDGIPAWDSLEPQQKKLYARMMEIYAAYGAHADYEMGRVIDAVKKLPDADNTMIVYVVGDNGSSAEGGLGGSTDELIIVNGMQQDWQDVYKVMNELGGPRHFNHMPIGWAHAMNTPFQWTKQVASHFGGTRNPLIIDWPAGIKQGGAIRPQFSHITDIMPTILDAAHVTVPTKVNGVDQTPLDGISLAYTFNDPNAPDRRHSQMFELLINRGIYQDGWMASSLAFNPLQVVRGHVDISNIKWELYNINEDFSQAHNVADQHPEKVKQLEALWWEQAKTHNVLPLDWRGPERFSNELTGRPNLAAGRKTFVYDYPLVGLPEGSAPDLKNKSFTVTAETQIPQDGANGMIFTQGGFTAGWGFYVQQGKLVVAHNFVDLERYRIVSTGSVPTGKVTLSFHFQYDGGGLGKGGTVTMFANGKQIGEGRIEKTVPMKYTSSETQDIGEDAGTPVDNTYKPPFKFNGKIDRLTVELQ, encoded by the coding sequence ATGAGAAAAATCAGATCGAAAAAAACCGTGCTGGCGATGGTGATCAGCATGGCTGCACTCGCAGCGCCGGCTGCTTTCGCGCAAGGCGCGGCGGCGACCATGCCCGCGGCTTCGCCGGCCGCGCCTGCGGGCGGGCAGACGTCATCCGTGTTGCCTTATCCCGATTTCCACTTCACCGGCAAGATCGGCGATACGTTCGAGCAGTCGGACCCCGCCACGTTTCCGCAACCGGTGAAGCCGCCGAAGGGCGCGCCCAACGTGCTGCTCATCATGCTGGACGACGTCGGCTTCGGCCAGTTCGACCTGACGGGCGGCGGCGTGCCGTCGCCGAACATGGACAAGCTCGCGCATGAGGGCTTGCTGTACAACCGCTTCCACACGACCGCCATGTGCTCGCCGAGCCGGGCCGCGCTGATCACGGGCCGCGATTCGCACGTGGTCGGCAACGGCATTCTGACCGAGATGGGCACGGGCTACGACGGCTATACGAGCGTGATTCCGCGGTCGGCGGCCACCGTGGGCGAGGTGCTGCGCCAGAATGGCTACGCGACCGCGTGGCTCGGCAAGAATCACAACACGCCGCCGTGGGAAACCAGCGAGATCGGTCCGTTCGACCATTGGCCGACCGGTTGGGGCTTCGAGTACTTCTATGGTTTCAATGCCGCTGACTCAAGCCAGCTGCAGCCGATCCTGTATGAGAACCATACGCGGGTGCCGGCGTCGAGCGATCCCAGCTATCACCTGACCACGGATCTCGCCGATCACGCGATCGACTGGATTCACAAGGAGAAGGCGATCGCACCGGACAAGCCTTTCTTCGTCTACCTGGCGCCGGGCGCGACGCATGCACCGCATCAACCGCCGCAGGCGTGGATCGACAAGTACAAAGGCCAGTTCGATATGGGCTGGGACAAGTACCGCGAGATGACGCTCGAGCGTCAGAAGAAGCTCGGCATCGTGCCGCAGAACACCGACCTGACCGCGCGTCCGGACGGCATTCCCGCATGGGACTCGCTCGAGCCGCAACAGAAGAAGCTGTACGCGCGCATGATGGAAATCTATGCGGCCTATGGCGCGCACGCGGACTACGAAATGGGCCGTGTGATCGATGCCGTGAAGAAGTTGCCCGATGCGGACAACACGATGATCGTGTACGTGGTCGGCGACAACGGCTCGTCCGCCGAGGGCGGTCTCGGCGGCTCGACCGACGAACTGATCATCGTCAACGGCATGCAGCAGGATTGGCAGGACGTCTACAAGGTCATGAACGAGCTCGGTGGTCCGCGGCATTTCAATCACATGCCGATCGGCTGGGCGCACGCGATGAACACGCCGTTCCAGTGGACCAAGCAGGTGGCCTCGCACTTCGGCGGCACGCGCAACCCGCTTATTATCGACTGGCCGGCGGGCATCAAACAGGGCGGTGCGATTCGCCCGCAGTTCAGCCATATCACCGACATCATGCCGACCATTCTCGACGCGGCGCACGTCACGGTTCCGACGAAGGTCAACGGTGTCGACCAGACGCCGCTCGACGGCATCAGCCTCGCCTATACGTTCAACGATCCGAACGCGCCGGACCGCCGTCACTCGCAGATGTTCGAATTGCTAATCAACCGCGGCATCTACCAGGATGGCTGGATGGCGTCGTCGCTCGCCTTCAACCCGCTGCAGGTGGTGCGTGGGCACGTCGATATCAGCAATATCAAGTGGGAGCTCTATAACATCAACGAGGACTTCTCTCAGGCGCACAACGTCGCGGACCAGCATCCGGAGAAGGTGAAGCAGCTCGAGGCGCTGTGGTGGGAACAGGCGAAGACGCACAACGTGCTGCCGCTGGACTGGCGCGGCCCGGAGCGTTTCTCCAACGAACTGACGGGCCGTCCGAATCTGGCCGCCGGCCGCAAGACCTTCGTGTACGACTATCCGCTCGTGGGCCTGCCGGAAGGGTCTGCGCCCGACCTGAAGAACAAGTCGTTCACGGTCACGGCGGAAACGCAGATTCCGCAAGACGGTGCGAACGGCATGATCTTCACGCAAGGCGGCTTTACCGCCGGCTGGGGTTTCTATGTCCAGCAGGGCAAGCTCGTGGTCGCGCACAACTTCGTCGACCTCGAACGCTATCGCATCGTGTCGACGGGCAGTGTACCGACCGGCAAGGTCACGCTGTCGTTCCACTTCCAGTACGACGGCGGCGGCCTCGGCAAGGGCGGCACCGTGACGATGTTCGCCAACGGCAAGCAGATCGGCGAAGGCCGCATCGAAAAGACGGTACCGATGAAGTACACGTCGTCCGAGACGCAGGATATCGGCGAGGACGCGGGCACACCGGTCGATAACACCTACAAGCCGCCGTTCAAATTCAACGGCAAGATCGACAGGCTGACGGTCGAACTGCAATAA
- a CDS encoding SphA family protein, with protein MFQLFSGSCRFACSLADAARRAVRKHSKPLFPIVLAAPALLGSGAAHATESALGRPVSGTSVASGAGEVPPPGITIINLQQVYMDGSIGGSRPVPIGGQLSLGADAKVAMTVATVVRTWGSAGGWNFGSGITLPYIWESVHATLSGQRASGTVGDRASNLYDLYFTPIVAGYSLTPNDHIALSFNFYAPTGNYDPKALANAGQNTWTFIPQVAYTKTLPKYGLEFDAVMGFQFYTRNNATQYQNAPLFTLDVMGLKTFANGVGVGLVMGTTQQLGKDSGPLATRLDGFVGSDFALGPIVTYKTRIAAKMPLSASLRWVPVVSSSNRLKSTNTFLGSATVAF; from the coding sequence ATGTTTCAACTTTTCAGCGGCAGCTGCCGCTTTGCCTGCTCGCTCGCGGATGCCGCCCGACGCGCCGTCCGCAAGCACTCGAAGCCGCTTTTTCCCATCGTGCTTGCCGCGCCGGCATTACTCGGTTCGGGCGCCGCGCATGCCACGGAAAGCGCGCTTGGCCGTCCCGTATCCGGTACAAGCGTGGCGTCGGGCGCCGGCGAAGTGCCGCCGCCCGGCATCACCATCATCAATTTGCAGCAGGTCTACATGGACGGTTCGATCGGCGGAAGCCGTCCGGTACCGATCGGCGGCCAGCTGTCGCTCGGCGCCGACGCGAAGGTCGCGATGACAGTCGCTACCGTGGTGCGCACTTGGGGCAGCGCGGGCGGCTGGAACTTCGGCTCGGGCATCACGCTGCCTTATATCTGGGAAAGCGTGCACGCGACGTTGTCCGGTCAGCGCGCGTCGGGCACCGTGGGCGACCGTGCGTCCAATCTCTACGACCTGTACTTCACGCCGATCGTCGCGGGCTACTCGCTGACACCCAACGACCATATCGCGCTGAGCTTCAACTTCTACGCACCGACAGGAAATTACGACCCCAAGGCGCTCGCGAACGCAGGCCAGAACACCTGGACCTTTATCCCGCAGGTGGCGTACACAAAAACGCTGCCGAAATACGGCCTCGAATTCGATGCGGTCATGGGCTTCCAGTTTTACACGCGCAACAACGCGACCCAGTATCAGAATGCGCCGCTTTTCACGCTCGACGTGATGGGTCTGAAGACCTTCGCGAACGGTGTCGGCGTGGGGCTCGTGATGGGCACGACGCAACAGCTCGGCAAGGACTCCGGGCCGCTCGCCACGCGTCTCGACGGCTTTGTCGGCAGCGATTTCGCACTCGGTCCGATCGTGACTTACAAAACCCGGATTGCCGCAAAGATGCCGCTTTCCGCCAGTCTGCGCTGGGTGCCCGTCGTCAGCAGTTCAAACCGGTTGAAGAGCACGAACACCTTCCTCGGCTCCGCGACCGTCGCGTTCTGA
- a CDS encoding RBBP9/YdeN family alpha/beta hydrolase: protein MSSCKTSSWPPRLVTVPGLHGSEGAHWQTWLERQFARSLRVVQADWDAPNLRQWAQSVNDLLARQRGPFVLAAHSFGCLAAAHALQQRAQRASSADVVGVLFVAPASPRKFEFAGAFEATRVAVPSILVGSETDPWMPIAEARELSRRFGSAFVNLGDAGHINTAAGFGPWPRAKYFVDTLAHCAAPLRFGDDTAVLQPLSPAAA from the coding sequence ATGTCTTCATGCAAAACATCATCATGGCCGCCGCGGTTAGTGACCGTACCGGGCTTGCACGGCAGCGAAGGTGCGCACTGGCAGACATGGCTCGAGCGGCAATTTGCGCGCTCCCTGCGTGTCGTGCAGGCGGATTGGGATGCGCCGAACCTCAGGCAGTGGGCACAGTCGGTCAACGATCTGCTGGCGCGACAGCGTGGCCCATTCGTATTGGCCGCGCATAGCTTCGGCTGCCTTGCGGCCGCGCATGCGTTGCAGCAACGCGCGCAGCGTGCGAGTTCCGCGGATGTGGTGGGCGTGCTGTTCGTCGCACCCGCGAGCCCGCGCAAGTTCGAGTTCGCGGGCGCGTTCGAAGCAACACGTGTTGCCGTGCCGTCGATTCTGGTCGGCAGTGAGACAGACCCCTGGATGCCGATCGCGGAAGCGCGCGAACTCTCGCGACGTTTCGGCAGCGCGTTCGTCAATCTCGGCGACGCGGGGCATATCAACACGGCCGCGGGTTTTGGCCCGTGGCCGCGCGCGAAGTATTTCGTCGATACGCTTGCGCACTGTGCCGCACCGCTGCGCTTCGGCGACGATACAGCGGTGCTGCAGCCGCTGTCACCGGCGGCTGCGTGA
- a CDS encoding 2-hydroxyacid dehydrogenase gives MRILFYTPPSDTEAWLADLRRALPEADVREWKPGDTAPADFAVVWRPPHEMLAGRSGLRAVFNLGAGVDAILAIEREQPGTLPAGVPLVRLEDTGMAPQMAEYVVHAVLRYLRRFDEYAQLQAEHRWHVLEPHARESFTVGVLGLGVLGAHVAQAVASFGLPVRGYSRSARHIDGIETYAGPAQFDAFLDSVKVLVNLLPHTPDTHDVLNANTFAKLAEGAYLINVARGAHLVERDLLDALKSGRIAAATLDVFREEPMPADHPFWREPRITITPHSSALTLRTESVAQVAQKIVALTRGETISGIVDLARGY, from the coding sequence ATGAGAATCCTTTTCTATACGCCGCCATCGGATACTGAAGCATGGCTCGCCGATCTGCGGCGCGCGTTGCCCGAAGCCGACGTGCGCGAATGGAAGCCCGGCGACACCGCACCGGCCGATTTCGCCGTCGTCTGGCGCCCGCCGCACGAGATGCTCGCGGGGCGCAGCGGCTTGCGCGCGGTTTTCAATCTCGGCGCCGGCGTCGACGCGATTCTCGCGATCGAGCGCGAGCAGCCCGGCACCTTGCCGGCGGGCGTGCCGCTCGTGCGTCTCGAAGATACCGGCATGGCGCCGCAGATGGCGGAATACGTGGTCCACGCGGTGCTGCGCTATCTGCGGCGCTTCGACGAATACGCCCAGCTGCAGGCCGAACATCGCTGGCATGTACTCGAGCCGCACGCGCGCGAGTCGTTTACGGTCGGCGTGCTCGGGCTCGGGGTGCTCGGCGCTCATGTCGCACAGGCTGTCGCGTCGTTCGGGCTGCCGGTGCGCGGCTATAGCCGCAGCGCGCGGCACATCGACGGCATCGAGACTTACGCGGGCCCCGCACAGTTCGACGCATTTCTCGATAGCGTCAAGGTGCTCGTCAATCTGTTGCCGCATACGCCCGACACGCACGACGTGCTGAACGCCAACACCTTCGCGAAGCTTGCGGAAGGCGCTTATCTGATCAACGTTGCCCGCGGCGCGCATCTTGTCGAGCGCGATCTGCTCGATGCGCTGAAAAGCGGCCGGATTGCCGCGGCCACGCTCGACGTATTTCGCGAAGAACCGATGCCGGCCGATCATCCGTTCTGGCGCGAGCCGCGCATCACGATCACGCCGCACAGTTCCGCGCTTACGCTGCGCACGGAGAGCGTCGCGCAAGTGGCTCAAAAGATCGTAGCGTTGACGCGCGGCGAAACAATCAGCGGTATCGTCGATTTGGCGCGCGGCTACTGA
- a CDS encoding hydroxymethylglutaryl-CoA lyase, which produces MAIPQTVKIVEVGPRDGLQNEKEQVPTAIKIELVNRLSAAGFPNVETTSFVSPKWVPQMADGADVMAGIERRAGTIYSVLTPNLRGLEGALAAAADEIVIFGAASEAFSQKNINCSIAESIERFVPVAQAAKKNGLRVRGSISCSLGCPYQGEVPVASVVDVVERFAALGCDEIDIADTIGVGTPKRTKEVFAAVTQVFPRERLSGHFHDTYGQALANIYAALQEGIAIFHASVAGLGGCPYAKGATGNVATEDVLYLMNGLGIETGVDLAQVVEIGDFISKSIGRQNVSRAGKALLAKARSEPTNCA; this is translated from the coding sequence ATGGCAATCCCGCAAACGGTGAAGATCGTTGAAGTCGGTCCGCGCGACGGGCTGCAGAACGAGAAGGAGCAGGTGCCGACCGCGATCAAGATCGAGCTGGTCAACCGGCTGTCGGCGGCCGGATTTCCGAATGTGGAGACCACCTCGTTCGTGTCGCCGAAATGGGTGCCGCAAATGGCCGATGGCGCGGACGTGATGGCCGGCATCGAGCGTCGCGCGGGCACGATCTACTCGGTGTTGACGCCGAATCTGCGCGGCCTCGAAGGCGCGCTCGCCGCGGCCGCCGACGAGATCGTGATCTTCGGCGCGGCAAGCGAAGCGTTTTCGCAGAAGAACATCAACTGCAGCATTGCCGAAAGCATCGAGCGATTTGTGCCGGTCGCACAGGCGGCCAAGAAAAACGGCCTGCGCGTGCGCGGCAGCATCTCGTGCTCGCTGGGCTGCCCGTATCAGGGAGAGGTGCCGGTGGCGTCGGTGGTCGATGTCGTCGAACGGTTTGCCGCGCTCGGCTGCGATGAGATCGATATTGCCGACACGATCGGCGTCGGCACGCCGAAGCGCACGAAAGAGGTGTTCGCGGCGGTCACGCAGGTCTTTCCGCGCGAACGGCTATCGGGCCACTTCCACGACACCTACGGCCAGGCGCTCGCGAATATTTACGCGGCGCTGCAGGAAGGCATCGCGATTTTTCACGCGTCGGTCGCCGGGCTCGGCGGCTGCCCGTACGCCAAAGGCGCGACCGGTAATGTCGCAACCGAAGACGTGCTCTATCTGATGAACGGACTCGGCATCGAGACGGGCGTCGATCTCGCGCAAGTGGTCGAGATCGGCGACTTCATTTCGAAGTCGATCGGACGTCAGAACGTCTCGCGCGCCGGCAAGGCGCTGCTCGCCAAGGCTCGCAGCGAACCGACGAACTGCGCCTGA
- a CDS encoding YbaK/EbsC family protein: protein MTNDTSPSNTAATVVPTDLDALPDSARRVALLLRERGHAGQIVMLPETGKTSAEAAAGLNCSVAQIAKSILFRRREDDAPVLVVASGANRVDEHKVAAHVGAVGRADAKFVREKTGYAIGGVCPIGHATPPVTLIDADLLELESLWAAAGHPHAVFNLSPQELVALTGAPVVDVALREPA, encoded by the coding sequence ATGACCAACGACACCTCACCTTCGAACACCGCCGCGACCGTGGTTCCCACCGATCTCGACGCGCTGCCCGATTCGGCGCGCCGCGTCGCGCTGCTGTTGCGCGAGCGCGGTCACGCCGGCCAGATCGTGATGCTGCCGGAGACAGGCAAGACCTCGGCCGAAGCGGCCGCGGGTCTTAACTGCTCGGTCGCGCAAATCGCGAAGTCGATCCTGTTTCGCCGTCGCGAAGACGACGCGCCGGTGCTCGTCGTCGCGAGCGGCGCGAATCGTGTCGATGAACACAAGGTCGCCGCGCACGTCGGCGCAGTCGGCCGTGCCGACGCGAAGTTCGTCCGCGAAAAGACCGGCTATGCGATCGGCGGCGTGTGCCCGATCGGCCATGCGACGCCGCCGGTCACGCTGATCGACGCGGACCTGCTCGAACTCGAAAGCCTGTGGGCTGCTGCGGGACATCCGCACGCAGTGTTCAATCTGTCGCCGCAGGAGCTCGTCGCGCTGACGGGTGCGCCTGTGGTCGACGTCGCGCTGCGCGAACCGGCATGA